One uncultured Alphaproteobacteria bacterium genomic region harbors:
- a CDS encoding Site-specific recombinase XerD, with protein sequence MVLAMSRPVKHPKTGVYYFRKAVPEDLRTLVGKREEKVSLGTKNPADAKLAHARIAEEVEARWKALRSQPEPLTHKQVVALAGEVYREWLGHFADDPGSSDVWAMLVEVQQNARAAAKLVEWVGPAVDGLLLKRGLRTDDASRVKLVEEVDRAMLQAAEQLRRNASGDYRPDPQADRFPTWEPPKGQKAVNSSGDSLTKLVDDWWREAKAAGLKVSTYESYRSTIAKLVAFLGHDDPSQVTAENVVAFKDFRLASVNPRTGKPISPKSVKDSDISGLKSVFAWAVTNRRMTSNPAQGITIKLGKSVKLRSKGFTDSEAVALLRAAANLTPGREHAKTFAAKRWASWLCAYSGARVGEMLQLRKEDLRREGEWWVLRVTPEAGTVKSNEARDVVLHPHLVELGFPEFVAGCAPGHLFITPDKDGDVRSSWRTMKNRVTEFARTVVTDPNVAPNHGWRHRFKTVGMETGIDLRIIDAIQGHSPRTAGESYGDVTVKVRAMAMERLPRYEIG encoded by the coding sequence GTGGTCCTTGCCATGAGCCGTCCCGTCAAACATCCGAAGACCGGCGTCTACTATTTCCGAAAGGCTGTGCCCGAAGACCTCCGCACCCTTGTGGGCAAGCGGGAGGAGAAGGTTAGCCTCGGCACGAAGAATCCGGCAGACGCCAAGCTCGCCCACGCCCGCATTGCCGAAGAGGTCGAAGCGCGGTGGAAGGCCCTACGTTCGCAGCCGGAGCCGCTGACCCACAAGCAGGTGGTCGCGTTGGCGGGTGAGGTCTATCGGGAGTGGCTTGGCCACTTCGCCGACGATCCCGGCAGTTCGGATGTGTGGGCCATGCTGGTTGAAGTTCAGCAGAACGCCAGGGCGGCGGCAAAGCTGGTCGAGTGGGTCGGCCCGGCGGTGGACGGTCTGCTTTTGAAGCGGGGTCTCCGTACCGATGACGCCAGCCGGGTGAAGCTGGTCGAAGAGGTGGATCGGGCGATGCTCCAGGCGGCGGAGCAACTGCGGCGCAACGCGAGCGGCGACTACCGTCCGGACCCTCAAGCCGACCGCTTCCCCACATGGGAGCCGCCCAAGGGACAGAAGGCCGTCAACTCCTCCGGCGACAGCCTGACGAAGCTGGTGGATGACTGGTGGCGCGAGGCCAAGGCGGCGGGCCTGAAGGTGTCCACCTACGAGAGCTATCGCAGCACCATCGCCAAGCTGGTGGCGTTCCTCGGTCACGATGACCCCTCCCAGGTCACGGCGGAGAACGTGGTAGCGTTCAAGGACTTCCGGCTTGCATCGGTCAATCCGCGAACCGGAAAGCCGATATCCCCGAAGAGCGTCAAGGACAGCGACATTTCCGGACTGAAGTCGGTCTTCGCATGGGCGGTCACCAACCGCCGGATGACCTCGAACCCGGCACAGGGAATCACGATCAAGCTCGGCAAGTCGGTCAAGCTGCGGTCGAAGGGGTTCACCGACAGCGAGGCGGTGGCGCTGCTTCGTGCTGCGGCCAACCTGACGCCAGGGCGCGAACACGCCAAGACCTTCGCGGCCAAGCGGTGGGCTTCCTGGCTGTGCGCTTATTCCGGGGCGCGGGTCGGTGAAATGCTCCAACTGCGGAAGGAAGACCTCCGCCGGGAAGGGGAGTGGTGGGTTCTCCGGGTGACCCCCGAGGCCGGAACGGTGAAGAGCAATGAGGCGCGAGATGTGGTTTTGCACCCGCATCTGGTCGAGTTGGGGTTCCCCGAGTTTGTCGCCGGGTGCGCTCCGGGGCACCTGTTCATCACCCCTGACAAGGACGGCGATGTTCGCAGCAGTTGGCGGACGATGAAGAACCGTGTCACCGAATTCGCCCGAACCGTGGTGACCGATCCCAACGTTGCGCCGAACCACGGATGGAGGCACCGCTTCAAGACCGTGGGCATGGAAACCGGAATCGACCTCCGCATCATTGATGCGATCCAAGGACATTCCCCGCGCACCGCTGGCGAGAGCTACGGCGATGTCACGGTGAAGGTCCGGGCGATGGCGATGGAGAGGTTACCGAGGTACGAAATCGGCTGA
- the infA gene encoding protein chain initiation factor IF-1 (Evidence 2a : Function of homologous gene experimentally demonstrated in an other organism; Product type f : factor), whose protein sequence is MAKEDLIEFSGTVTELLPNAMFRVKLDNEHEILAHTSGKMRKNRIRVLAGDRVQVEMTPYDLTKGRITFRFK, encoded by the coding sequence ATGGCGAAAGAAGATCTGATCGAATTCTCGGGCACGGTCACCGAATTGCTGCCCAATGCGATGTTTCGGGTCAAACTCGACAACGAGCACGAAATTCTCGCGCATACTTCCGGCAAGATGCGCAAGAACCGCATTCGCGTGCTCGCGGGCGACCGCGTGCAGGTCGAAATGACCCCCTATGACCTGACCAAGGGTCGCATCACCTTCCGCTTCAAGTAA
- a CDS encoding Low molecular weight phosphotyrosine protein phosphatase (modular protein): MSRPPSAILFACTANAIRSPMAAALFRAAHGGKAYVESVGLRAGEPDPFVPVVLAEAGIGGLDAHQPKTFDDLVDDNFEVIVALSREAFDRAQELTRTVHCEVVFWPTEDPALVEGNREARLDAYRHVRDDLRARILREWPMGQPAPEPAPAEADGTPEREGGMRLRRRGRDIWTRMRMGIRRMRR; this comes from the coding sequence ATGTCCCGACCGCCGTCCGCCATCCTGTTCGCCTGCACCGCCAACGCGATCCGATCGCCGATGGCGGCGGCGCTGTTCCGCGCCGCGCACGGCGGCAAGGCCTACGTGGAATCGGTCGGCCTGCGCGCCGGAGAGCCCGATCCGTTCGTGCCGGTGGTGCTCGCCGAGGCGGGGATCGGCGGCCTCGACGCGCACCAGCCGAAAACCTTCGACGACCTCGTCGACGACAATTTCGAGGTGATCGTCGCCTTGAGCCGCGAGGCGTTCGACCGCGCGCAGGAGCTGACCCGCACGGTCCACTGCGAGGTGGTGTTCTGGCCCACCGAAGATCCGGCGCTGGTCGAGGGCAACCGCGAGGCGCGGCTCGACGCCTACCGCCACGTGCGCGACGACCTGCGCGCCCGCATTCTGCGTGAGTGGCCGATGGGCCAGCCCGCGCCCGAACCCGCCCCCGCCGAGGCCGACGGCACGCCCGAGCGCGAGGGCGGGATGCGGCTGCGGCGGCGCGGCCGCGATATCTGGACGCGGATGCGCATGGGCATCCGCAGGATGCGGCGTTGA
- a CDS encoding putative ParB-like nuclease (Evidence 3 : Function proposed based on presence of conserved amino acid motif, structural feature or limited homology) yields the protein MTPAETKELLLEALVLDPSLQFRAALSAWQVDKLAAAYDSGSEVPPISVALVNGVPLVTDGWHRVRALKQLGRKTVAALVTTSTAEEAQLAAALANTRHGLQLKPRELKKAQRAALALYLRMKRHLPTKGKVKSFREIGQELGGIDHTTIRRWVISDHPRIARSHWDIIPIAPGGGGHQQITPRFTPRGTVEESLRNALAAFQGIADPAERGAVIAEAEAIVERMKAAGDWRIEATPADEF from the coding sequence ATGACCCCCGCTGAAACGAAGGAACTCCTCCTGGAGGCCCTGGTTCTCGACCCCAGCCTTCAGTTCCGGGCAGCCCTGAGCGCTTGGCAGGTGGACAAACTCGCGGCTGCATATGACAGCGGCAGCGAGGTGCCCCCTATCAGCGTCGCCCTAGTCAATGGCGTTCCCCTGGTGACCGATGGGTGGCACCGGGTGCGGGCCTTGAAGCAACTGGGGAGGAAGACCGTCGCCGCCCTGGTCACCACCTCCACCGCCGAAGAAGCTCAACTTGCCGCCGCCCTGGCGAACACCCGGCATGGTCTACAGCTCAAGCCCCGTGAGCTGAAGAAGGCGCAACGGGCGGCACTGGCACTGTATCTGCGGATGAAACGTCACCTCCCGACCAAAGGCAAGGTGAAGTCGTTCCGCGAGATCGGCCAGGAACTTGGGGGGATTGACCACACCACCATCCGGCGGTGGGTCATCAGTGACCACCCCCGCATTGCCCGGAGTCACTGGGACATCATCCCCATTGCGCCGGGTGGTGGTGGTCACCAGCAGATAACCCCGAGGTTCACCCCGAGGGGTACCGTGGAGGAGTCGCTAAGGAACGCCCTGGCGGCATTCCAGGGGATTGCCGACCCGGCTGAACGAGGCGCAGTCATCGCCGAAGCTGAGGCCATCGTGGAACGGATGAAGGCCGCTGGGGATTGGCGTATCGAGGCCACCCCGGCTGACGAGTTCTGA
- a CDS encoding Glyoxalase/bleomycin resistance protein/dioxygenase: MHGEFCWNELLTRDVEGAKRFYAEVFGWGYEVSHACAEGPYVVAFLEGRPVAGIYDISDAQYEGLPPHWFAYIATEDVDAAIDAAVAAGAKPIREAFAIEGVGRFGLLTDPAGAAIGFFEPAQSEGCGCGEGCGCH, translated from the coding sequence ATGCACGGCGAATTCTGCTGGAACGAACTGCTGACCCGCGACGTCGAAGGCGCGAAGCGCTTCTACGCCGAGGTGTTCGGCTGGGGCTACGAAGTCTCGCACGCCTGCGCCGAAGGCCCCTACGTCGTCGCGTTCCTGGAGGGCCGCCCGGTCGCCGGGATCTACGACATTTCCGACGCGCAATACGAGGGGCTGCCGCCGCACTGGTTCGCCTACATCGCCACCGAAGACGTCGACGCGGCGATCGACGCGGCGGTCGCCGCCGGAGCGAAGCCGATCCGCGAGGCGTTCGCGATCGAGGGCGTGGGCCGCTTCGGCCTGCTCACCGACCCCGCCGGCGCGGCGATCGGCTTCTTCGAACCCGCCCAAAGCGAAGGCTGCGGCTGCGGCGAGGGCTGCGGCTGCCACTGA
- the hisD gene encoding bifunctional histidinal dehydrogenase and histidinol dehydrogenase (Evidence 2a : Function of homologous gene experimentally demonstrated in an other organism; PubMedId : 11842181, 2194167, 3018428, 3062174, 6246067, 9298646; Product type e : enzyme) translates to MPVSLDARAPDFEARFAALLAGKRETAVDVADAVSAILDEVRRDGDAALIRLTAKFDRQELTPATLRVAADEIAAAEAACDPALLEALDLAAARIRSFHEKQLPRDLAYTDAVGARLGLRWTAVDAAGLYVPGGTASYPSSVLMNAIPAKVAGVKRLVMAVPMPGGAVNPLVLAAARRAGVDEIYRVGGAQAVAALAYGTATIRPVDKIVGPGNAYVAAAKRMVFGTVGIDMIAGPSEVLVVADAANDPDWIAVDLLSQAEHDAAAQAILITDDAVFAGKVAAAVEARLRTLPRGNIAAASWRDHGALIVVPSLDAAPALVDRVAPEHLELAIADPDGFAARVRHAGAIFLGRTTPEALGDYVGGPNHVLPTARSARFSSGLGVLDFLKRTTLLGASPEAVRAIGPAAVRLAESEGLTAHALSVSLRLTP, encoded by the coding sequence ATGCCCGTGTCGCTTGACGCCCGCGCGCCCGATTTCGAGGCCCGCTTCGCCGCGCTGCTGGCGGGCAAGCGCGAAACCGCGGTGGACGTCGCCGATGCGGTGTCGGCGATTCTCGACGAGGTGCGCCGCGACGGCGACGCGGCGCTGATCCGCCTGACCGCGAAGTTCGACCGTCAGGAGCTGACGCCCGCGACCCTGCGCGTCGCCGCCGACGAGATCGCCGCCGCCGAGGCGGCGTGCGATCCGGCGCTGCTCGAAGCCCTCGACCTTGCCGCCGCGCGCATCCGCAGCTTCCACGAGAAGCAGCTGCCGCGGGATCTAGCCTACACCGACGCCGTCGGCGCGCGCCTCGGCCTGCGCTGGACCGCGGTGGACGCGGCGGGGCTCTACGTTCCCGGCGGCACCGCGTCCTATCCGTCGTCGGTGCTGATGAACGCGATCCCCGCCAAGGTCGCGGGGGTGAAGCGTCTGGTGATGGCGGTGCCGATGCCGGGCGGCGCGGTCAACCCGCTGGTGCTGGCGGCGGCGCGGCGCGCGGGGGTGGACGAGATCTACCGCGTCGGCGGCGCCCAGGCGGTCGCGGCGCTCGCCTACGGCACCGCGACGATCCGCCCGGTCGACAAGATCGTCGGCCCCGGCAACGCCTACGTCGCCGCCGCCAAGCGGATGGTGTTCGGCACCGTCGGCATCGACATGATCGCCGGACCTTCCGAAGTTCTGGTGGTGGCCGACGCCGCCAACGATCCGGACTGGATCGCGGTGGACCTGCTCTCCCAGGCCGAGCACGACGCTGCCGCCCAGGCGATCCTGATCACCGACGACGCCGTCTTCGCCGGAAAGGTCGCGGCGGCGGTGGAGGCGCGCCTCCGCACCCTGCCGCGCGGCAACATCGCCGCGGCGAGCTGGCGCGATCACGGCGCGCTGATCGTGGTGCCGTCGCTCGACGCCGCCCCGGCGCTGGTGGACCGGGTCGCCCCCGAACACCTCGAACTCGCGATCGCCGATCCGGACGGGTTCGCCGCCCGGGTGCGCCACGCGGGCGCGATCTTCCTCGGCCGCACCACCCCCGAGGCGCTCGGCGACTACGTCGGCGGCCCCAACCACGTGCTGCCGACCGCCCGCAGCGCGCGCTTTTCCTCCGGCCTTGGGGTGCTCGACTTCCTCAAGCGCACCACCCTCCTCGGCGCGTCGCCCGAGGCGGTGCGGGCGATCGGCCCGGCGGCGGTGCGCCTCGCCGAGAGCGAGGGCCTCACCGCGCACGCGCTCTCCGTCTCGCTCAGACTGACGCCATAG
- a CDS encoding conserved hypothetical protein (Evidence 4 : Homologs of previously reported genes of unknown function): protein MSRFAVAATRHPGETRALATDAEGRAREVRLFRGTPESAEGAIWRGRVVGTLVAARAVLVDVGGPVPGLLPLAEWRGEAPAEGAAVAVMIARPARAEKGPRLTGRIRLATPRLIFSPFRAGASVSRRLGPDEARRLLAWAEAGARPGEGWVARGAAAGFADAVLERDRERLRRRWDEIQGKSAEPGGVSLLRGAPDPFAEWLAEFGADLASVSVSGGVLTHAARGVLVERVPLLASLGDPFAEAGGEDALADALRPVVPLAGGGRLILEATRAFLAVDVDTGGATEPDAARRVNDAAIDALAKELVLRNIGGGMVIDAVPEARKGATEAQRRRLVERLRAAGDPRLSVTGWTPAGRIEAVRERRGLSLAETVFGDTLGDGDAATETAALAALREWVAAAKAGPAPRPALPPAVAGWLEGPGRGAAAEAEAMTGARFAWRVGGGET from the coding sequence ATGAGCCGCTTCGCGGTCGCGGCCACCCGCCACCCGGGCGAAACCCGCGCGCTGGCCACCGACGCCGAAGGCCGCGCGCGCGAGGTGCGGCTGTTCCGCGGCACGCCGGAAAGCGCCGAGGGCGCGATCTGGCGCGGCCGCGTCGTCGGCACGCTGGTGGCGGCGCGCGCGGTGCTGGTGGACGTGGGCGGGCCGGTGCCGGGCCTGCTACCGCTTGCCGAGTGGCGCGGCGAGGCTCCGGCGGAGGGCGCGGCGGTGGCGGTGATGATCGCGCGCCCGGCGCGAGCCGAGAAGGGGCCGCGGCTCACCGGCCGCATCCGCCTAGCGACGCCGCGGCTGATCTTTTCGCCGTTCCGCGCCGGGGCTTCCGTTTCCCGCCGTCTTGGTCCCGACGAGGCGCGCCGCCTGCTCGCCTGGGCCGAGGCCGGGGCGCGCCCGGGCGAGGGCTGGGTGGCGCGCGGCGCGGCGGCGGGCTTCGCCGACGCGGTGCTGGAGCGCGACCGCGAGCGCCTGCGGCGGCGCTGGGACGAAATTCAGGGCAAGTCGGCGGAACCGGGCGGGGTGTCGCTGCTGCGCGGCGCGCCCGATCCGTTCGCCGAGTGGCTGGCGGAGTTCGGTGCCGACCTCGCGTCGGTTTCGGTGTCGGGCGGGGTGCTCACTCATGCCGCGCGCGGCGTGCTGGTGGAGCGGGTGCCGCTGCTCGCATCGCTCGGCGACCCGTTCGCCGAAGCGGGTGGCGAGGACGCGCTCGCCGACGCGCTGCGGCCGGTGGTGCCACTGGCGGGCGGCGGGCGGTTGATCCTGGAGGCGACCCGCGCCTTTCTCGCCGTCGACGTCGATACCGGCGGCGCGACCGAACCGGACGCGGCGCGGCGCGTCAACGATGCCGCCATCGACGCCCTTGCCAAGGAGCTGGTGCTGCGCAATATCGGCGGAGGGATGGTGATCGACGCGGTGCCCGAGGCGCGCAAGGGCGCGACCGAGGCGCAGCGCCGCCGCCTCGTCGAGCGCCTGCGCGCGGCGGGCGATCCGCGCCTGTCGGTGACGGGGTGGACCCCGGCGGGCCGGATCGAGGCGGTGCGCGAACGCCGCGGCCTGTCGCTCGCCGAGACGGTGTTCGGCGATACCCTCGGCGACGGCGACGCCGCTACCGAAACCGCCGCCCTCGCCGCGCTGCGCGAGTGGGTGGCGGCGGCGAAGGCCGGCCCGGCGCCGCGTCCGGCGCTCCCGCCCGCGGTGGCGGGCTGGCTCGAAGGCCCCGGCCGTGGCGCGGCGGCCGAGGCGGAAGCGATGACCGGCGCGCGGTTCGCCTGGCGCGTCGGCGGAGGGGAGACATGA
- a CDS encoding conserved hypothetical protein (Evidence 4 : Homologs of previously reported genes of unknown function): MSAAPPPLILASASPRRRDLLLQIGIAPERILPPDVDETPLKAELPAHLALRLAEAKARAVAAENPDAVVLAADTVVACGRRVLPKAEDEATARACLAHLSGRRHRVYGGICVIAPGLAQPRLRRVVTAVTFKRLSESETRLYLASGEWRGKAGGYAIQGLAGRFVTQLVGSYGNVVGLSLPETATLLAAAGIRHPAET, translated from the coding sequence ATGTCCGCCGCCCCGCCGCCCCTGATCCTCGCCTCGGCCTCGCCCAGGCGACGCGACCTGTTGCTCCAGATCGGCATCGCGCCCGAGCGTATTCTGCCGCCCGACGTCGACGAAACCCCGCTCAAGGCCGAGCTGCCCGCCCACCTCGCGCTGCGCCTCGCCGAGGCGAAGGCGCGCGCGGTGGCGGCGGAGAACCCGGACGCGGTGGTGCTCGCCGCCGATACCGTGGTCGCCTGCGGGCGGCGCGTGCTGCCGAAGGCCGAGGACGAGGCGACCGCGCGCGCCTGCCTCGCGCATCTCTCCGGGCGGCGGCACCGCGTCTACGGCGGCATCTGCGTGATCGCCCCGGGCCTCGCCCAGCCGCGCCTGCGCCGCGTCGTCACCGCCGTCACCTTCAAACGCCTGTCGGAGTCGGAGACGCGCCTCTACCTCGCATCCGGCGAGTGGCGGGGCAAGGCGGGCGGCTACGCGATCCAGGGCCTCGCCGGGCGCTTCGTCACCCAGCTCGTCGGCTCCTACGGCAACGTCGTCGGCCTTTCCCTGCCCGAGACCGCCACGCTGCTGGCGGCGGCGGGCATCCGCCACCCGGCGGAGACCTGA
- the murA gene encoding UDP-N-acetylglucosamine 1-carboxyvinyltransferase (Evidence 2a : Function of homologous gene experimentally demonstrated in an other organism; PubMedId : 10103182, 1512209, 4563986, 8994972, 9485407; Product type e : enzyme), protein MDSIRIRGGIPLKGTIPISGAKNAALPLMAATLLSAETLTLRNLPHLVDIATMANLLASHGVALHMKGDGGEGCGGRVLDLTTAKITDTTAHYDLVRKMRASILVLGPLLAREGRARVSLPGGCAIGARPVDLHLKALEQMGATISIDGGYVDARVEGRLKGAHLVFPQVTVTGTENLLMAATLADGETIIDNAAREPEVGDLAECLIAMGAEIEGVGTARLVVRGKDALHGAVHSVLPDRIEAGSYAVAAAITRGKVLLEGADPAQMAALVKVLIAAGVHVEPQAGGLLVDAEGRAIKGVDVMTEPHPGFPTDMQAQVMALFATAEGAAMMTETIFENRFMHVPELKRMGADINIHNNSAIVRGVARLSGAPVMATDLRASMSLVLAALAASGETTIARVYHLDRGYERLEQKLAACGAEIERLRG, encoded by the coding sequence ATGGACAGCATCCGAATTCGCGGCGGCATTCCGCTGAAGGGCACGATCCCGATCAGCGGCGCCAAGAACGCCGCGCTGCCGCTGATGGCGGCGACGCTTCTCTCCGCAGAAACCCTGACGCTGCGCAACCTGCCGCACCTCGTCGACATCGCGACGATGGCCAACCTGTTGGCCTCGCACGGCGTCGCCCTGCATATGAAGGGCGACGGCGGCGAGGGTTGCGGCGGCCGGGTGCTGGACCTCACCACCGCGAAGATCACCGACACCACCGCGCATTACGATCTGGTGCGGAAGATGCGCGCCTCGATCCTGGTGCTCGGGCCGCTGCTCGCGCGCGAGGGGCGGGCGCGGGTGTCGCTGCCGGGCGGCTGCGCGATCGGCGCGCGGCCGGTGGATCTGCACCTGAAGGCGCTCGAGCAGATGGGCGCGACGATCTCGATCGACGGCGGTTACGTCGACGCGCGGGTGGAGGGCCGCCTCAAGGGCGCGCATCTGGTGTTTCCGCAGGTCACCGTCACCGGCACCGAAAACCTGCTGATGGCCGCGACCCTCGCCGACGGCGAAACGATCATCGACAACGCCGCCCGCGAGCCGGAGGTCGGCGACCTCGCCGAATGCCTGATCGCGATGGGCGCGGAGATCGAGGGGGTCGGCACCGCGCGCCTGGTGGTGCGCGGCAAGGACGCGCTGCACGGCGCGGTCCATTCGGTGCTGCCCGACCGCATCGAGGCGGGGTCCTACGCCGTCGCCGCGGCGATCACCCGCGGCAAGGTGCTGCTGGAAGGCGCGGATCCGGCGCAGATGGCGGCGCTGGTCAAGGTGTTGATCGCCGCCGGGGTGCACGTCGAGCCGCAGGCGGGCGGGCTGCTGGTGGACGCCGAGGGGCGGGCGATCAAGGGCGTCGACGTGATGACCGAGCCGCACCCGGGCTTCCCCACCGACATGCAGGCGCAGGTGATGGCGCTGTTCGCCACCGCCGAGGGCGCGGCGATGATGACCGAGACGATCTTCGAAAACCGCTTCATGCACGTGCCCGAGTTGAAACGCATGGGCGCGGACATCAACATCCATAACAACTCGGCGATCGTGCGCGGCGTCGCGCGGCTCTCGGGCGCGCCGGTGATGGCCACCGACCTGCGCGCCTCGATGTCGCTGGTGCTGGCGGCCCTCGCCGCTTCGGGCGAGACCACCATCGCCCGCGTCTACCATCTCGACCGCGGCTACGAGCGCCTCGAACAGAAGCTCGCCGCCTGCGGCGCGGAGATCGAACGCCTGCGCGGCTAG
- a CDS encoding conserved hypothetical protein (Evidence 4 : Homologs of previously reported genes of unknown function) — protein MDQPYTIAEVTLDEHTLHPRPEVEHERAVAIFDLLEENAFRPIDWPHPGPYALHLSLAESRLCIDVRPQACKPGECESLRLILPLKSFRSIVRDYFLVCESYYDAIKTATPSQIEAIDMGRRALHNEGSDVLRERLADKVEIDHMTARRLFTLLCVLYLKT, from the coding sequence ATGGACCAGCCGTACACCATCGCCGAGGTGACGCTGGACGAGCACACGCTCCACCCCCGCCCGGAGGTCGAGCACGAGCGGGCGGTGGCGATCTTCGACCTGCTCGAGGAGAACGCGTTCCGGCCGATCGACTGGCCGCATCCGGGGCCCTACGCGCTGCACCTCTCGCTCGCCGAGAGCCGCCTGTGCATCGACGTGCGGCCGCAGGCGTGCAAGCCGGGCGAATGCGAGAGCCTGCGTCTGATCCTGCCGCTGAAGTCGTTCCGGTCGATCGTGCGGGACTACTTCCTGGTGTGCGAAAGCTATTACGATGCGATCAAGACCGCGACGCCCTCGCAGATCGAAGCGATCGACATGGGCCGGCGCGCGCTTCACAACGAGGGCTCCGACGTGCTCCGCGAACGTCTGGCCGACAAGGTCGAGATCGACCACATGACGGCGCGGCGGTTGTTCACGTTGTTGTGCGTGCTTTACCTCAAGACCTGA
- the hisG gene encoding ATP phosphoribosyltransferase, with amino-acid sequence MPAIERFILALPKGRILEEAMPLVRAAGIEPEPDFDDPKSRKLRFSTNHPDVEIIRVRSFDVATFVAFGAAHFGICGNDVLMEFDYADIYAPLDLGIGRCRLSVAAPVDVLAEDHPSRWSHIRVATKYPSLTQRHFAARGVQAECVKLNGAMELAPRLGLCRRIVDLVSSGATIKANGLVEVETICEVTSRLIFHRPTFKTQPDAMQGWLGKFREAADARVA; translated from the coding sequence GTGCCTGCGATCGAACGGTTCATCCTGGCGTTGCCGAAAGGCCGGATTCTCGAGGAGGCGATGCCGCTGGTGCGCGCCGCCGGAATCGAGCCCGAGCCGGATTTCGACGATCCCAAGTCCCGCAAGCTGCGTTTTTCCACCAACCATCCGGACGTCGAGATCATCCGCGTCCGCAGCTTCGACGTCGCCACCTTCGTCGCCTTCGGCGCGGCGCATTTCGGCATCTGCGGCAACGACGTGCTGATGGAGTTCGACTACGCCGACATTTACGCGCCGCTCGATCTCGGCATCGGCCGCTGCCGCCTGTCGGTGGCCGCGCCGGTGGACGTGCTCGCCGAGGATCACCCGTCGCGCTGGAGCCATATCCGCGTCGCCACCAAATATCCGTCGCTCACCCAGCGCCATTTCGCCGCGCGCGGCGTGCAGGCGGAGTGCGTCAAGCTCAACGGCGCGATGGAACTCGCGCCCCGGCTCGGCCTCTGCCGCCGGATCGTCGATCTCGTCTCCTCGGGCGCGACGATCAAGGCCAACGGCCTGGTCGAGGTCGAGACGATCTGCGAGGTGACGTCGCGCCTGATCTTCCACCGCCCGACCTTCAAGACCCAGCCGGACGCGATGCAGGGCTGGCTCGGCAAGTTCAGGGAGGCCGCCGATGCCCGTGTCGCTTGA
- a CDS encoding hypothetical protein (Evidence 5 : No homology to any previously reported sequences): MTEKTCPICGKPADPIHKPFCSRRCRLVDLNRWMTGAYTVPVVEDDDDENWETLHDGRDDA, translated from the coding sequence ATGACCGAGAAAACCTGCCCGATCTGCGGCAAGCCCGCCGACCCGATCCACAAGCCGTTCTGCTCGCGGCGCTGCCGCCTCGTCGACCTCAACCGCTGGATGACCGGCGCCTATACGGTGCCGGTGGTCGAGGACGACGACGACGAGAACTGGGAAACCCTCCACGACGGCCGCGACGACGCCTGA